The Pseudomonas sp. MPC6 nucleotide sequence GCATCGTCGATCGTGTCCTGCAGGTATTGGCCTGCGTGGCCAAGGCCGGACGGCCGATGGGTGCCAAGCGCATAGCCTCGCAAGTGGGGATGCCGTTAAGTACGGTTTACCGTCACCTTGCGGTCCTGAAGAAGTGGGGGCTGTTGCAGGAGCACATGACATCGGGCCTCTTTGCACCGGGGGCCACGGGTGTGCAACTGGCCTGGGGTTTTGATCAGAACTCGAACCTGATCAACCAGAGCCGCGACGAAATCAGCGCACTGGTGGAACGGACCGGCGAAAGTGTCGGCCTGCTGGTGTACAGCAACGAACAGATGGTCTGCATTGCGATGGAAGAGTGCAACCGGTCGCTGCGCTGCTCCTTTACCAAGGGCCGCGCGCATTCGTTGATGCATGGCGCATCGGCAAAGAGCCTGCTGGCATTTCTGCCCGAAGAGCTTCGCCAGCGCCTGATGCAGGAGCAGTTGGGCGACTCGCCGCAATGCCTGCAGGCATTGGAAAAGGAAATCATTGAAATCCGCAGGAACCGTTTCGCCACCAGCGACAGTGAAGTCGACCTGGGCGTCTGGGGGGTCAGTGTGCCACTGATTTCCCATGATGAAAGTCTCCAGGGCACCATCACGTTGATGGCGCCGTCGCTACGAGTTGGATCACGCGAAGCTGAGCTGATCAGCCTCACAAGAAAAGCAGGCAGCCGTATCAGCAATCGGTTCTAGCCTGTCGCTTGCCCACTGTTCTGACCCTTTTCAGAACTCACCCTCGCCGAGGACCCCTTGATGAATGCTTCCAAGTTGCTAAGCCCGATCGCTGCGGTATTTGCCCTGCTCACCATGATCTGTATGCCTGCCCAGGCGGCGGATGAGGTGATGCGAGTCGGCACCGATGCCACATTCCCGCCAATGGAATTTATCAAGGACGGTCAGCGCACAGGCTTCGATGTCGAATTGATCGAAGCCTTGGGCAAACAGATGGGCAAGAAAGTTGAATGGGTCGACATCGGTTTCAAAGGGCTGATTCCCGGCCTGATCTCCAACCGGTTCGATGTGGCGGCCTCGGCCATCTACATGACCGACGAACGCCGCCAGGTCGTCAACTTCACCGACTCCTACTACCGTGGCGGTCTGGCGGTGCTGGTCCTCAAGGACGACACCACGATCAATAAACCCGCCGACCTGGTGGCCGGCAAGAAAGTCACCGCGCAGGTAGGCACCAAATCGATCGAGTTCCTGAAAAACCATTACCCGGCGGTCCAGGTTGTCGAAGTCGAGAAGAACCAGGCCATGTTCGACCTGCTGACCATCGGCCGGGTCAACGCCGCCGTCACCGGACGGCCAGCCGCGGTGGAATATGCCAAGTCCGAGCCGCGGGTTCGGGTACTGGATGAAGGCCTGACCACCGAGTTGTATGGTTTTGCCATCCGCAAGAAAGACACCGAACTGGCTCAGCAAATGAACCAGGCGTTGCAAACCCTGCGCAACAACGGTGAATACGCAGCACTGACACTCAAGTGGTTTGGCACAACAAAAGAATAATGACCTGATCGCCGTCCTGCGTATTCGCGCCGGATGTCTTCCAGTGGCTTAACTTGCGGAGTACATATATGGACCTCGATTTTTCCCCGGTCTGGGCGGGCTGGCGCGCGCTTTTGGCGGGCACCGGCGTCACCCTCGAAATCACGGCTGCAGCGCTGGTGCTCAGTTGTATTCTGGGTTTGTTGATCGGGCTTGGTCGGCTGAACAAAGACCGCGCGATCATCTACGGTTTCTGCACCACCTACCTGACACTGGTACGCGGCACGCCGCTGCTGGTGCAACTGTTCATCCTGTTTTTCGGCTTGCCGCATTTTGGCATTCAGTTGCCTGCCTATGTGTGCGGCATTTTCGGCCTGGGTATCTACAGCGCGGCCTACGTGTCGGAAATCGTCCGCGGTTCGATTCAGTCGGTCGAAAAAGGCCAGATGGAAGCCGCGCGCTCGCTGGGCTTGCCGTACCGAATGGCGATGCGCAAGGTCATCCTGCCCCAGGCATTCGTCCGCATGATCCCGGCACTGGGCAACGAGTTCATCGCCTTGATCAAGAACTCTGCACTTGTGTCGTTGTTGACCATTGCCGACGTGATGCACGAAGGCGAGAAAATCATCAGCGTGTCCTACCGCTCGCTGGAAGTGTACCTGGCCATCGCAGTCATCTACTTGATACTCACCGGTACCACGACATTGATTCTGCGTAGAACCGAACAAATGCTGCGTGCGGACGGGAGAGTGTGATGAGTGCAACCATTATCGACATCAAGAACCTGAGCAAATCCTTCGGGACGCACCAGGTGCTGCATAACATCGATTTTTCCGTGCAGACCAGCCAGGTGGTCGTGGTGATCGGGCCCAGCGGCTCGGGCAAGAGCACCTTCCTGCGCTGCATGAACGGCCTGGAAACCGCGGAAGGCGGCACGCTGCACGTCTGCGGCCACACCGTGGTCGAGCAGGGCCAGATGATGTCCGAAGCGAAACTGGATGAAATGCGCAGCGAAGTGGGCATGGTCTTTCAGTCGTTCAATCTGTTCCCGCATCTGACGGTGCTGGAAAACGTCACGCTGGCGCCCCTGTCCCTGCACCGGAAGTCGCGCAAGGA carries:
- a CDS encoding IclR family transcriptional regulator codes for the protein MWPYFPQDENTTPKLIIATYTEAMNDSGTKSIVDRVLQVLACVAKAGRPMGAKRIASQVGMPLSTVYRHLAVLKKWGLLQEHMTSGLFAPGATGVQLAWGFDQNSNLINQSRDEISALVERTGESVGLLVYSNEQMVCIAMEECNRSLRCSFTKGRAHSLMHGASAKSLLAFLPEELRQRLMQEQLGDSPQCLQALEKEIIEIRRNRFATSDSEVDLGVWGVSVPLISHDESLQGTITLMAPSLRVGSREAELISLTRKAGSRISNRF
- a CDS encoding transporter substrate-binding domain-containing protein yields the protein MNASKLLSPIAAVFALLTMICMPAQAADEVMRVGTDATFPPMEFIKDGQRTGFDVELIEALGKQMGKKVEWVDIGFKGLIPGLISNRFDVAASAIYMTDERRQVVNFTDSYYRGGLAVLVLKDDTTINKPADLVAGKKVTAQVGTKSIEFLKNHYPAVQVVEVEKNQAMFDLLTIGRVNAAVTGRPAAVEYAKSEPRVRVLDEGLTTELYGFAIRKKDTELAQQMNQALQTLRNNGEYAALTLKWFGTTKE
- a CDS encoding amino acid ABC transporter permease, which gives rise to MDLDFSPVWAGWRALLAGTGVTLEITAAALVLSCILGLLIGLGRLNKDRAIIYGFCTTYLTLVRGTPLLVQLFILFFGLPHFGIQLPAYVCGIFGLGIYSAAYVSEIVRGSIQSVEKGQMEAARSLGLPYRMAMRKVILPQAFVRMIPALGNEFIALIKNSALVSLLTIADVMHEGEKIISVSYRSLEVYLAIAVIYLILTGTTTLILRRTEQMLRADGRV